In Myxococcota bacterium, one genomic interval encodes:
- a CDS encoding PTS sugar transporter subunit IIA, whose translation MGVKITVRDAARLLGVPEKTVFRWIDERGLPVHRAHGQHRFNRAELLEWATAQGVRVSAELFSETEEHEPLPSLESALQAGGIHFLKGGEARETVLREVVRVLDLPDEIDREFLYEVLLARENLGSTAVGDGIAIPHVRNPVLLHVRPSVALCFLEQPIPFGALDAKPVGILFVIVAPTSRTHLRLLSRLSAALHDPEFRHALERRAQPEVIAAELHRVESGFANGTSSTAK comes from the coding sequence GTGGGGGTCAAGATCACTGTCCGGGACGCCGCGCGATTGCTCGGCGTCCCCGAGAAGACGGTCTTTCGCTGGATCGACGAGCGAGGCCTTCCCGTCCACCGCGCACACGGCCAGCACCGTTTCAATCGCGCGGAGCTCCTGGAGTGGGCCACGGCCCAGGGCGTCCGCGTCTCCGCGGAGCTCTTCTCCGAGACGGAAGAGCACGAGCCGCTTCCGAGTCTCGAGAGTGCGCTCCAGGCCGGGGGAATCCATTTCCTGAAGGGCGGCGAAGCCCGCGAGACCGTGCTGCGCGAGGTCGTTCGCGTGCTCGACCTACCCGACGAGATCGACCGGGAGTTTCTGTACGAGGTGCTGCTCGCCCGCGAGAATCTGGGCTCGACCGCGGTGGGCGATGGCATCGCGATCCCGCACGTGCGCAATCCGGTGCTCCTGCACGTCCGGCCCTCCGTGGCGCTGTGCTTCCTCGAACAGCCCATCCCGTTCGGCGCGCTCGACGCCAAGCCGGTCGGAATCCTGTTCGTGATCGTCGCGCCGACGAGTCGCACGCACCTGCGCCTGCTCTCGAGGCTCTCCGCCGCGCTGCACGATCCGGAGTTCCGCCACGCGCTCGAGCGCCGCGCGCAGCCTGAAGTGATTGCCGCGGAGCTGCACCGAGTCGAGTCAGGGTTCGCGAACGGGACGAGCAGCACGGCGAAATGA
- a CDS encoding proton-conducting transporter membrane subunit: MTLLAAALLVLLGSGLAALATLRWPGLSSRLGSAGAPIAALLAGVPVLRALFAGETPGLELGWGLPGATLSLAIDPLSAFFLVPVLALSALGAIYGRAYLSSRTGMRWSSASWFFFDVLCAAMITVTLARDAILFLVAWETMSLCAWVLVSLDWERPEARRAGWIYLVASHAGTAALLALFVLLGDSVGGGPGAALLSGKASAETLFALALAGFGVKAGIFPLHVWLPEAHAAAPSHVSALMSGAMVKLGYYGLLRVAVLLGGVPPELGLALAALGLAGALVGIALSLGQRDLKRALAHSSVENLGLIGLGLGLGFAGSARGDATLAGLGLVVGLFHVWNHAAMKGLMFFAAGGVQHGAGTRDLEHLGGLARRMPAAALLFAIAAVALAALPPLNGFATEWLLYLGLLHAVTAAPPAGSVAAAVALGLLALVGALAAAGFVRLFGVAFLGEPRSDSARRAHDVRGPMLGVMAALAAVCVGLGLAPTLLLRAVAAPLAELTAAGGIELSAAPAVDALAPLPALALALWLAGGLVAAALALRLRRAPRAQQETWACGYAAPAARMQYSALSFSQPFTTGFPARTLAPRVRTARPSGVLPPAGSLRADYAEPMTARAYEPLFEAIASRFARLRRLQQGNIQLYLAYITVAAMAALAWVSLSRSSQP, encoded by the coding sequence ATGACTCTCCTGGCCGCAGCGCTGCTCGTCTTGCTCGGCTCGGGACTGGCGGCGCTCGCGACCTTGCGCTGGCCCGGGCTCTCGTCGCGCCTGGGCTCCGCAGGCGCCCCCATCGCCGCGCTGCTCGCAGGCGTTCCGGTGCTGCGGGCGCTCTTCGCGGGAGAGACTCCCGGTCTAGAGCTCGGCTGGGGCCTGCCGGGCGCCACGCTCTCGCTCGCGATCGACCCGCTCTCCGCCTTCTTCCTGGTCCCGGTGCTGGCGCTGTCCGCGCTCGGCGCGATCTATGGCCGCGCCTATCTGTCGAGCCGCACGGGGATGCGCTGGTCCAGCGCGAGCTGGTTCTTCTTCGACGTACTGTGCGCCGCGATGATCACGGTGACCCTTGCCCGCGACGCCATCCTGTTTCTCGTCGCGTGGGAGACGATGTCACTCTGCGCTTGGGTGCTGGTGAGCCTCGACTGGGAGCGCCCGGAGGCGCGGCGCGCCGGCTGGATCTACCTGGTCGCCTCGCATGCGGGCACGGCGGCGCTGCTCGCGCTGTTCGTGCTGCTCGGCGACTCAGTCGGCGGCGGCCCCGGGGCCGCGCTGCTGTCCGGAAAGGCGAGCGCAGAGACGCTGTTCGCGCTCGCGCTCGCCGGATTCGGCGTGAAGGCAGGCATCTTCCCGCTCCACGTCTGGCTGCCCGAAGCGCATGCCGCGGCTCCGTCGCACGTATCGGCCCTCATGTCGGGCGCGATGGTGAAGCTCGGCTACTACGGGCTCTTGCGCGTGGCGGTTCTGCTCGGCGGCGTCCCGCCCGAGCTGGGCCTGGCACTCGCCGCACTGGGCCTCGCGGGAGCCCTCGTCGGCATCGCCCTCTCACTCGGGCAGCGCGACCTGAAGCGCGCGCTCGCGCACTCGAGCGTCGAGAATCTCGGGCTGATCGGGCTCGGGCTCGGGCTCGGCTTTGCGGGCTCCGCGCGCGGCGACGCCACGCTCGCCGGCCTCGGCCTGGTGGTGGGACTGTTTCACGTCTGGAATCACGCCGCGATGAAGGGCCTCATGTTCTTCGCCGCCGGCGGCGTCCAGCACGGCGCCGGGACGCGGGACCTCGAGCACCTGGGGGGCCTGGCGCGTCGCATGCCGGCCGCCGCGCTGCTGTTCGCGATCGCAGCCGTTGCGCTCGCCGCGCTGCCGCCCCTGAACGGGTTCGCGACCGAGTGGCTGCTCTATCTCGGTCTGCTCCACGCGGTGACCGCGGCGCCGCCGGCCGGATCCGTGGCCGCAGCCGTCGCGCTCGGGCTGCTCGCACTCGTTGGCGCGCTGGCGGCGGCCGGCTTCGTGCGCCTGTTCGGCGTCGCGTTTCTCGGGGAGCCGCGGAGTGACTCGGCGCGCCGTGCCCACGACGTCCGCGGCCCGATGCTCGGAGTGATGGCCGCGCTGGCGGCGGTCTGCGTCGGGCTCGGGCTCGCGCCCACGCTCCTGCTGCGCGCCGTCGCGGCGCCGCTCGCCGAGCTCACCGCGGCAGGCGGCATCGAGCTCAGCGCGGCGCCGGCGGTGGACGCGCTGGCCCCGCTCCCGGCGCTCGCGCTCGCGCTCTGGCTCGCGGGGGGCCTGGTCGCCGCGGCGTTGGCCCTGCGGCTCCGGCGAGCGCCCCGGGCGCAGCAGGAGACCTGGGCCTGCGGCTATGCGGCACCCGCCGCGCGCATGCAGTACTCGGCGCTCTCGTTCTCTCAGCCCTTCACTACCGGCTTTCCGGCGCGCACGCTCGCGCCCCGCGTCCGCACCGCGCGACCGAGCGGCGTGCTTCCGCCCGCGGGCTCGCTTCGGGCCGACTACGCCGAGCCGATGACGGCGCGCGCGTACGAGCCGCTCTTCGAGGCGATCGCGAGTCGCTTCGCGCGGCTGCGCCGTCTCCAGCAGGGGAACATCCAGCTCTACCTCGCGTACATCACCGTCGCCGCGATGGCAGCGTTGGCATGGGTGTCGCTGAGTCGGAGCAGCCAGCCGTGA
- a CDS encoding proton-conducting transporter membrane subunit: MTTWLALIGATLIAASGLLALCVRRGPQLADRAAAASLAAGAVTALAGSVLALWNGGDSLLFEAGFPGGDLRLGLDALSALFLLPVAVLTAACGTYALAYFPAAAHPREAARLRVSFGLSSGGMILVLLARHSLVFLAGWEIMAIAAFFAVTADDRDAEVRDAGFLYLVSTRASTLCLVALFALHRVATGSFDLVPIGAGAVPPAIQSALFVLALTGFGLKAGLVPLHYWLPPAHAAAPTHVSALLSGVLIKVGIYGIVRVVSLVPDTPPWWGESLLVIGVVSAVLGVAFALAQHDVKRLLAYHSVENIGIIAIGLGAALIARAAGHWQTAALALAGSLLHVANHALFKGLLFLGAGAVVQRTGTRSLDALGGIANAMPVTALLFLVGAVSIVGLPPLNGFVSEFLVYSGLLRVAIAADGGPWLLAALAAPALALVGGLALASFAKVVGSVFLGAPRHASRVEGGDAPGPMLAPMAGLAATCAAIGIAPFALAPALAAACAVALGRPEAPLAAPFGALSLVALATLALCALLALALRARLRRAPLAAGLTWDCGYAAPSARMQYSASSFAEPLVRAFSFALLPRTRAPRLAAVFPGSGAFHSEVVDAVLDRLLVPAARAFADAAGRLRALQRGSVHAYLLYVWLALFALLAVTGMSR; this comes from the coding sequence GTGACCACGTGGCTCGCGCTGATCGGCGCCACGCTGATCGCTGCGAGCGGGTTGCTCGCGCTGTGCGTGCGCCGCGGACCGCAGCTCGCGGACCGAGCCGCCGCCGCCTCGTTGGCGGCGGGTGCCGTGACCGCGCTCGCGGGCTCGGTGCTCGCGCTCTGGAACGGGGGCGACTCTCTGCTCTTCGAGGCCGGGTTTCCCGGCGGCGACCTCCGCCTCGGCCTCGATGCTCTGTCGGCCCTCTTCCTCCTGCCGGTCGCGGTTCTCACTGCGGCCTGCGGCACGTACGCCCTCGCCTACTTCCCCGCCGCCGCGCACCCGCGCGAGGCGGCGCGGCTTCGCGTGTCGTTCGGCCTGTCCAGCGGCGGCATGATCCTGGTGCTCCTGGCCCGGCACTCCCTCGTGTTCCTCGCGGGCTGGGAGATCATGGCGATCGCCGCGTTCTTCGCAGTCACTGCCGACGACCGCGATGCCGAGGTACGCGATGCGGGCTTCCTGTATCTGGTGAGCACGCGCGCGAGCACGCTGTGCCTGGTGGCGCTGTTCGCGCTGCACCGGGTCGCCACCGGCAGCTTCGACCTCGTCCCGATCGGCGCCGGTGCGGTTCCACCCGCGATCCAGTCGGCGCTGTTCGTCCTCGCGCTCACCGGCTTCGGCCTGAAGGCCGGCCTCGTGCCCCTGCACTACTGGCTCCCTCCAGCGCATGCCGCCGCACCCACGCACGTGTCGGCCCTGCTCTCCGGCGTGCTCATCAAGGTCGGAATCTACGGAATCGTCCGCGTCGTCTCGCTCGTGCCGGACACCCCGCCGTGGTGGGGTGAGTCGCTGCTGGTGATCGGCGTCGTGTCGGCGGTGCTGGGCGTCGCGTTCGCGCTCGCCCAGCACGACGTGAAGCGGCTGCTCGCGTACCACAGCGTCGAGAACATCGGAATCATCGCGATCGGGCTCGGCGCGGCGCTGATCGCGCGCGCGGCGGGTCACTGGCAGACGGCGGCGCTCGCTCTCGCTGGCTCGTTGCTGCACGTGGCGAACCACGCGCTGTTCAAGGGACTCCTGTTCCTCGGCGCAGGCGCCGTGGTCCAGCGCACGGGCACGCGTTCGCTCGACGCCCTGGGCGGGATCGCGAACGCGATGCCCGTGACGGCGCTCCTCTTCCTCGTCGGCGCGGTCTCGATCGTCGGGCTCCCGCCGCTGAACGGGTTCGTGAGTGAGTTTCTCGTCTACTCGGGTCTGTTGCGGGTCGCCATCGCCGCCGACGGCGGTCCGTGGCTGCTCGCTGCGCTCGCCGCGCCGGCTCTCGCGCTGGTGGGCGGGCTCGCGCTCGCCAGCTTCGCGAAGGTCGTCGGGAGCGTCTTCCTCGGCGCGCCGCGACACGCGTCTCGGGTCGAAGGCGGTGACGCTCCCGGGCCGATGCTCGCACCGATGGCCGGGCTCGCGGCGACGTGTGCCGCGATCGGGATCGCGCCGTTCGCCCTCGCGCCCGCCTTGGCCGCCGCCTGCGCGGTCGCGCTCGGCAGGCCCGAGGCCCCGCTCGCTGCGCCGTTCGGCGCCCTCTCGCTCGTCGCGCTCGCGACGCTCGCGCTCTGTGCCCTGCTCGCGCTCGCTCTGCGCGCGCGGCTCAGGCGGGCGCCGCTCGCGGCCGGACTCACCTGGGACTGTGGCTACGCGGCGCCGAGCGCGCGCATGCAGTATTCGGCGTCGTCGTTCGCGGAGCCGTTGGTGCGCGCGTTCTCGTTCGCGCTGCTCCCCCGGACGCGCGCGCCCCGGCTCGCGGCGGTCTTCCCCGGGTCTGGCGCCTTCCACAGCGAGGTTGTGGACGCGGTGCTCGATCGCCTGCTCGTGCCGGCCGCACGGGCGTTCGCCGACGCCGCCGGTCGGCTGCGCGCTCTGCAGCGCGGCAGCGTCCACGCTTATCTCCTGTACGTCTGGCTCGCGCTGTTCGCGCTTCTCGCAGTGACTGGAATGAGCCGGTGA